A DNA window from Xyrauchen texanus isolate HMW12.3.18 chromosome 6, RBS_HiC_50CHRs, whole genome shotgun sequence contains the following coding sequences:
- the LOC127645172 gene encoding divergent protein kinase domain 2A-like isoform X2, with translation MCTQHMDNVGMHRCTRLSFPSDEGWPFAKYLGACGRMVAVNYVGEELWSFYNAPWEKRVDLAKQLMDIAEQLTNNDFDFALYLLDVSFDNFAVGPRDGKVIVVDAENVIVADKRLIKQNKPENYDVWYESRYEECDKEACLSFSKDILCSRVTIDHNYYAICQNLLSRFATWRGTTGGLLHDPPLDIAKDGHLIALLDECTRPQKRYGRFQAAKELREYLTQIAQLSNTNR, from the exons AGTTTCCCCTCTGATGAGGGCTGGCCGTTTGCCAAATACCTGGGGGCCTGTGGCCGGATGGTGGCAGTGAATTACGTGGGTGAGGAGCTCTGGAGCTTCTACAATGCACCCTGGGAGAAGAGAGTGGATCTGGCCAAGCAGCTGATGGACATCGCCGAGCAGCTGACCAACAATGATTTTGACTTTGCCCTTTATCTCCTGGACGTCAGCTTTGACAACTTTGCCGTCGGGCCCCGTGACGGCAAAGTCATCGTCGTTGATGCGGAAAACGTCATTGTGGCGGACAAGAGATTGATAAAACAGA ATAAACCAGAGAACTATGATGTCTGGTACGAGAGCCGCTATGAGGAATGCGACAAAGAAGCCTGTCTCTCCTTCTCCAAGGACATCCTCTGCTCGCGAGTCACCATCGACCACAACTACTATGCTATCTGTCAGAACCTGCTCTCCAGATTCGCCACCTGGCGGGGCACCACTGGTGGTCTCCTCCACGACCCCCCGCTTGATATAGCAAAAGATGGGCACCTCATTGCCCTCCTTGATGAGTGCACGAGGCCTCAGAAACGTTACGGTCGCTTCCAGGCAGCTAAAGAACTGCGGGAGTACCTGACACAAATCGCACAGCTGAGCAATACAAACAGGTAG